The sequence below is a genomic window from Geothermobacter ehrlichii.
TCACGAGCCTCAAGTATTGCTTCTATACGGTATAGTGGAACAATGGCTCTGATTGAAAGAACCTTAGATCGTTTTGTATTTTTAGTTTGCAGGCCTTTAATGGCAGAAACGTCTATTCCATTTTGGATTACAATAGCTTTCTTGCCACATAGATCATAAATTTTGTTTTTTAAATTTTCAGAATCGACAAGAATATGGCTAGCAGCCATCAATGACTTAATAGCAAAATACCTGTAAACGGATGACTTGTCTGACCGCACTAACACTTCACTACCTAGTGGCGTACCTATGAATTTGATCCGAGCTAGCCAACACAAAAGCATATAATACATTGAATGTGCGTGATATATGGCTTTCGGGTATTTTTTACGTATGTCGTTGATTTTAACAACCTGAATAGGAATAAAAATAAATTTTATAAAATTTCTCCACAAATTACCTGCACTCGTTTGCCTATCGAACAAAAGCCAATCAATATTATATAAATCGATCAACCTATCGTCTTCTCGCACAATTTTAAGATAACTTTCGCTGTCGATTAAATCTGTTGCCAATAATACATTTTTATTATTACAAATATTTTTTATAGTTCTGTACCAATCGATCGCATGATAACTACGTGCGTTACCAACAATAATTATTTCTTTTTCTTGCAAACCACGTACTCCTATATTACTCGGTCGATCATTCATAACGTTGGTTCTTCGCTGTTTCAAGTGGGTTGAGGGAACTTGAGCTTGCCAGCAATGAGGTATGCCATGGCAATCAGGTTGTTCGGATTCCGGTAGCCTCTCGCTTTGGCCTTAGCCACCTGGATGAGGCTGTTGATCCCTTCCAGAAAGCCGTTGGTCAGTCGTGAGTCGAAGTAGCTCAGGATTCCCCGCCAGTGTTCTTTGATGGCTTTGGCCAGCTTGACGATTCGATCGACCTTGCTGCGGACCGCTCTGCGGTACCAGCGCTTGAGAAGAATCTCCGCTTCCTGGCGGTTCTCGACGAAGTAGACGAATTGCAGGCCCAGTTTGAGGATGTACGCTTTGATGCTCCCCAGGTCGAATCGGGTCAGGCTGCGCAGCCGCTGCTCCTGCTCCTTTGTCAGCCGGTCGGGGTTTTTCAGGAATAGATAGCGAGTCTTGCGCAACTCTTCGGGAAACTGACGGGCCTCTTCAGCGCTGATCTTGCCCAGCACGTCGTTCATCATCTTGATGACGTGAAACTGATCGAATGTCAGTACCGCCTTGGGGAAATTGTCCTGCAGCCCCTTGATGAAGGACTTTGACATGTCGATGCAGGCGTCGGTGATGTTTTCCGTGCTGCCGCCATGGGCTTCGAGGTCAGCCACAAAACGTTCCACAGTCGTATGGTCTTTGCCATGGGCGCCGAACAGTAGTTTGCGCGCGTCCATGTCGAAGAAGAAGGTGACGTAGTCATGGCCCCGTCTAGCGCTGGTTTCATCCGCACCAAGGCGCGTCACGCCGGAGAAATCTTCCGCGTCACGGGCAGATTCAACATAGCTACAGATGATGCGCCACAGCCGGGTATCGTGGGCCTGAAGCAACTGAGCGATGGCATTGACCGCCATCTGGCGGGCCAGGGCCATCACCAGAGCTTCAAACAGCAGGGTGAACCCGGAGCCGGCCCGAACCCAGGGAGCCGCCACTTGCTTGACTCCGCAGTCCTGATTGGGACATTTGGTCCGCGGCACCCGGGCCGTCAGGTAGGTTTCATACTGGAAGAAGCTCAGGTGCCGCCAAGCCTTCTCGGTAGTGTCGTGAACGGGAGCAGCAGTCCCGCAGACGGGGCAGGCAAACTGGGCTCCTCGTGGAAAGTCGATGCGAATGTCGAGTCGCTTGTTCTCCTGGGAAAACTCGACACCCACGACTTTCCAGGGAGGGGAAATTCCAAGAGCAACAGCAAAGAGCGCTTCAGGATTCATGGTAAAAGCAAAACCTCCGGGCATGGTATGATAGTTACACTCTCATACCATTACCCACACGAAATAGCGATGAGCCAAAGTATTAAAATAGACAAAAATGAACTTTTACCATAGGGGTTAAAAAGCAGCCATGGGCATATCATTATTATGCATCTGACAATTTTTTTTGAATAAATAAGTATAATGCCGATAAATTTCATTTTCATAAGGAAAAATCAGGAGTACTTGAACTTGAAAACCCGTAGGTGCTCACACAAGTTGTGAGCGCAAGCAAAAACCAGTAATCTGGAGAGGAAAAAGATTCTCTAAAACAACCAAAAAAAACAATGCAAACAAAAATAGATA
It includes:
- a CDS encoding ISL3 family transposase, which codes for MNPEALFAVALGISPPWKVVGVEFSQENKRLDIRIDFPRGAQFACPVCGTAAPVHDTTEKAWRHLSFFQYETYLTARVPRTKCPNQDCGVKQVAAPWVRAGSGFTLLFEALVMALARQMAVNAIAQLLQAHDTRLWRIICSYVESARDAEDFSGVTRLGADETSARRGHDYVTFFFDMDARKLLFGAHGKDHTTVERFVADLEAHGGSTENITDACIDMSKSFIKGLQDNFPKAVLTFDQFHVIKMMNDVLGKISAEEARQFPEELRKTRYLFLKNPDRLTKEQEQRLRSLTRFDLGSIKAYILKLGLQFVYFVENRQEAEILLKRWYRRAVRSKVDRIVKLAKAIKEHWRGILSYFDSRLTNGFLEGINSLIQVAKAKARGYRNPNNLIAMAYLIAGKLKFPQPT
- a CDS encoding glycosyltransferase family protein, whose protein sequence is MNDRPSNIGVRGLQEKEIIIVGNARSYHAIDWYRTIKNICNNKNVLLATDLIDSESYLKIVREDDRLIDLYNIDWLLFDRQTSAGNLWRNFIKFIFIPIQVVKINDIRKKYPKAIYHAHSMYYMLLCWLARIKFIGTPLGSEVLVRSDKSSVYRYFAIKSLMAASHILVDSENLKNKIYDLCGKKAIVIQNGIDVSAIKGLQTKNTKRSKVLSIRAIVPLYRIEAILEARDASKMKPSISFIYPFWADDYKRIIMSKLDPGDSDLGRLSRGQMYELLTSTALAISIPKSDSSPRSVYEAIFCGCCVAVTYNPWIENLPSCMRSRLYVVDIEDEEWLDKAYDFALSITKKPFKPSQMALDLFDQKKTMKKVVETFYEAKCDL